One genomic segment of uncultured Desulfobacter sp. includes these proteins:
- a CDS encoding glycosyltransferase has protein sequence MKFLFIILDMKSHALRCIQLAKVIESELGATVEFLSKACLSILENNKYKCHPYNSLDYEKIILSDRIEEHNWISYERMLPIIEEQIVLIQKIEPDYIVTDMSFTGIIAAESCNIPTIAIHNGMFTDYLKWQRNPPSSHPLFSILIKTPQVIKKILLPIPEKFYLYSLHKVFCDLRRHFKLPQRKSYYDEFNGDHTLICDDKDFAPQKELPINIVQIGPLYHTSAVQEFSIKNKLDRNKKTILVSLGSTGDISRLDCMKDNIFSTYNIIIAGKNIFGISGSHVICKEFIELESVYDHIDIALTQAGTGNIYQALSHAVPVICFPTFFEQEWNSCRIKELKLGDYFLGSISGQTLKEKIDKWLKVSKNQFFQDVAKRIALKNTLNNFRKQLKIIVQEK, from the coding sequence ATGAAATTTCTTTTTATTATTCTTGATATGAAATCACATGCTTTGAGATGCATACAACTTGCAAAAGTGATAGAGAGTGAATTAGGTGCTACTGTCGAATTTTTAAGCAAGGCGTGTCTTTCTATCTTAGAAAACAATAAGTATAAATGCCATCCTTATAATAGTCTTGATTATGAAAAAATTATCCTTAGTGATAGAATAGAAGAGCATAACTGGATTTCTTATGAAAGAATGTTACCAATCATAGAAGAGCAGATCGTTCTGATTCAAAAAATCGAACCTGATTATATCGTTACTGATATGAGTTTTACAGGAATCATTGCTGCTGAAAGCTGTAATATCCCCACAATTGCTATACATAATGGGATGTTTACGGATTATTTAAAATGGCAAAGAAACCCTCCTTCATCTCATCCTCTTTTTTCTATTTTAATCAAAACGCCACAGGTAATAAAAAAAATATTACTTCCAATACCTGAAAAGTTCTATTTATACTCTTTACATAAAGTATTTTGTGATCTTAGAAGACATTTTAAACTCCCTCAACGCAAAAGTTACTATGATGAATTTAATGGTGATCATACATTAATTTGTGATGATAAGGATTTTGCGCCTCAAAAAGAATTACCTATTAATATAGTACAGATAGGTCCACTCTATCATACTTCGGCAGTTCAAGAATTTAGTATTAAAAATAAACTTGATAGAAATAAAAAAACGATTTTAGTTAGTTTGGGTAGTACGGGAGATATTTCGCGGTTAGATTGCATGAAGGATAATATTTTTTCAACATATAATATTATTATAGCAGGGAAAAATATTTTTGGCATTAGTGGAAGTCATGTGATTTGCAAAGAATTTATAGAATTAGAATCGGTGTACGATCATATTGATATAGCATTAACCCAAGCTGGCACTGGTAATATATATCAAGCGCTTTCACATGCGGTCCCTGTTATTTGTTTTCCCACTTTTTTTGAACAAGAATGGAACTCATGTCGAATTAAAGAATTAAAATTAGGGGACTATTTTTTAGGATCTATATCGGGCCAGACGTTAAAAGAAAAAATTGATAAATGGTTAAAAGTTTCTAAAAATCAATTTTTCCAAGATGTGGCAAAAAGAATTGCATTAAAGAATACTTTGAATAACTTTAGAAAGCAGCTGAAAATAATAGTACAGGAGAAATAA
- the pilQ gene encoding type IV pilus secretin PilQ, with amino-acid sequence MMVNYRSAVRHYVTSLIMSVLLLSFMTGCVTQKNAASANTTTIQESPASQDNSASLSKMVDKIWVNPEADAFEVWIQGSSGALDDYTSIKQSFPFAVSVYLPNAGLAPGVGAGPFSDSRVSDIKVGFIGEAQTTVKVDILLKADIPYIVEEKADRLGIILKGSQSASEQTTEAGPVADEPEQALKEAAVLPEDILIPETTAHLTHIEFDNNQLGQSDIHILTDHPVRYETIQNSNDSIGLFLYNTTVPLRHQRPLMTRYFNSAVEQVMPRPNPANPNDTLVDIKIREKVPFQVVQTTKGIHMTFEASTVSAPEFDKARVSLDTGQNSHAGTKESDQGQSTAQGKKVSQDQDLLLNPSSVRYTGEKIKLDFYETDIKNVFRILKSVSGRNFAIGEDVQGKVTLSLQDPVPWDQLLDLVLKMNGLGKKMEGNVIRIATTDTLAREESERQEAIAARQKSEEQKKALEPLVTEYIPVNYSDAKADIEPHISKILTPDRGKISVDTRTNMLIITDTQAKITQANELIYRLDKVTPQIMIEAKVVEVTKEFSRSFGINWNLSNDSDLTSDFVDDFSVSVNGSTGISGDFAFFGLFGSSVTALNAQLEASEQQGDVRIVSSPRILTLDNKMAMIKQGQEYAYQALSEEGVPTLEFKPIDLLLEVTPHVTPDKRISMSVRLTKNDISGFTEVGVGSEAYQVPTLATNEAETELLVNNNDTIVIGGVIKTTQSQDNGGVPFLAGIPGLGYLFGSKAKTDDRNELLIFLTPSIVQLEQKRHVVQ; translated from the coding sequence ATGATGGTTAATTATCGGTCAGCTGTCAGACATTATGTGACAAGTCTTATCATGTCGGTTCTACTGCTTTCCTTTATGACAGGGTGTGTGACCCAAAAAAACGCAGCGTCGGCAAATACGACTACGATTCAGGAAAGCCCGGCTTCACAGGACAATTCTGCATCTTTATCTAAAATGGTTGACAAAATATGGGTCAACCCGGAAGCCGATGCGTTTGAAGTATGGATACAGGGTTCCTCTGGGGCGTTGGATGATTATACGTCCATTAAGCAGTCTTTCCCCTTTGCCGTGAGCGTCTATTTGCCCAACGCCGGTCTTGCCCCGGGGGTGGGTGCAGGTCCTTTTTCGGACTCCCGTGTCAGCGATATAAAGGTGGGATTTATTGGCGAGGCCCAGACAACCGTCAAGGTGGATATCCTGCTTAAAGCGGACATACCGTACATTGTTGAGGAAAAAGCGGACCGTTTGGGGATTATCCTTAAGGGCAGTCAGTCCGCTTCTGAACAGACCACAGAAGCAGGCCCTGTTGCAGATGAACCTGAACAGGCATTAAAAGAGGCTGCGGTGCTGCCCGAAGATATTCTCATTCCTGAAACAACAGCTCATTTGACCCATATTGAATTTGATAACAATCAGCTTGGTCAGTCTGATATTCATATCCTAACGGATCATCCCGTTCGATATGAAACCATTCAGAATAGCAATGATTCTATTGGGCTATTTTTGTATAATACAACGGTGCCCCTCCGGCATCAGCGTCCCCTTATGACCCGTTATTTTAATTCTGCCGTGGAACAGGTCATGCCCAGGCCAAATCCGGCAAATCCCAATGATACACTGGTGGATATCAAAATTCGGGAAAAAGTGCCGTTCCAAGTGGTTCAAACCACCAAGGGCATTCATATGACCTTTGAAGCGTCTACCGTTTCTGCGCCTGAATTTGATAAAGCCAGAGTAAGTCTGGACACCGGTCAAAATTCCCATGCCGGAACTAAAGAATCTGATCAGGGGCAGTCAACGGCTCAAGGAAAGAAGGTTTCCCAGGATCAGGATCTTTTGTTAAATCCTTCTTCGGTCCGGTACACCGGTGAAAAAATTAAACTGGATTTTTATGAAACAGATATTAAGAATGTTTTCAGGATATTAAAAAGTGTGAGTGGAAGGAACTTTGCCATTGGTGAGGATGTGCAGGGCAAGGTAACATTGAGCCTTCAGGATCCCGTGCCCTGGGATCAGCTCCTTGATCTTGTTTTGAAAATGAACGGCCTTGGTAAAAAAATGGAGGGCAATGTCATTCGCATTGCCACCACGGATACCCTTGCCAGGGAGGAAAGCGAACGTCAGGAGGCCATTGCTGCCCGGCAGAAATCCGAAGAACAGAAAAAGGCTCTGGAACCCCTTGTCACTGAATATATCCCTGTCAATTATTCAGATGCAAAGGCTGATATTGAACCCCATATATCCAAGATCCTGACCCCGGATCGGGGTAAGATTTCAGTGGACACCCGGACCAACATGCTGATTATTACCGATACCCAGGCTAAAATTACCCAGGCCAATGAGCTGATCTACCGCTTAGATAAGGTAACGCCCCAGATCATGATTGAGGCCAAGGTGGTTGAGGTAACCAAGGAGTTTTCCAGAAGTTTCGGGATCAATTGGAATCTGTCCAATGATTCTGATTTGACATCGGATTTTGTGGATGATTTTTCTGTATCTGTTAATGGATCAACGGGGATTTCCGGTGACTTCGCCTTTTTCGGGTTGTTCGGGTCTTCTGTCACAGCACTTAATGCTCAACTTGAAGCTTCCGAACAACAGGGAGACGTCAGGATAGTATCTTCCCCAAGAATTTTAACCCTGGACAACAAAATGGCCATGATCAAACAGGGCCAGGAATATGCCTATCAAGCGCTTAGTGAAGAAGGCGTACCTACTCTGGAGTTTAAACCCATTGACCTGTTGCTGGAAGTAACGCCGCATGTTACACCCGACAAAAGAATTTCCATGAGCGTGCGACTGACCAAAAATGACATTTCAGGGTTCACTGAGGTTGGAGTCGGTAGTGAGGCTTATCAGGTCCCGACCCTGGCGACAAATGAGGCGGAAACAGAGCTTTTGGTTAATAATAATGATACGATTGTTATTGGCGGTGTGATCAAGACGACCCAGAGCCAGGACAACGGTGGTGTTCCTTTTCTGGCCGGCATTCCGGGGTTAGGCTATCTCTTTGGTTCAAAAGCCAAGACAGATGATCGAAATGAATTGCTTATTTTTTTGACGCCTTCCATTGTCCAGCTTGAGCAAAAAAGGCATGTTGTGCAATAG
- a CDS encoding pilus assembly protein PilP, protein MEKLVKICCVAGLGVSLLFVSACNEEQVPAPKQTKQSQVVSKPIPKSNPPVTQTSVPGDAGKKQAQASDLKPAQDSVKASHRGSDIDGAAGVQKVGIATLLEKYDSKGRVDPFIPLIDEKKVSAVSDSPGDSKPKRTLTPLEKLELSQVKLVAVVEMQGRTIAMVEEASGKGYEVAVGTYIGTNGGRVTSITRKGIKIEEKVNDFQGKRRKRYEEIKFHKSEDGE, encoded by the coding sequence ATGGAAAAATTAGTTAAAATATGTTGCGTGGCCGGTCTGGGAGTCTCATTATTGTTTGTATCAGCCTGTAATGAGGAGCAGGTCCCTGCGCCAAAACAGACAAAACAAAGTCAGGTGGTTTCTAAACCTATTCCTAAATCAAATCCGCCGGTAACGCAAACATCTGTTCCCGGGGATGCCGGGAAGAAACAGGCCCAGGCTTCTGATCTGAAACCAGCGCAGGATTCTGTGAAAGCCAGTCATAGAGGGAGCGACATTGACGGTGCCGCCGGCGTACAAAAAGTCGGTATTGCTACTCTTCTGGAAAAATATGACAGCAAGGGTCGGGTGGATCCGTTTATTCCTCTGATTGATGAAAAAAAAGTGTCTGCCGTGTCAGATTCACCCGGGGATTCAAAGCCTAAAAGAACATTGACCCCCCTGGAAAAATTGGAGTTAAGCCAGGTTAAGCTGGTGGCGGTTGTTGAAATGCAGGGCAGGACCATTGCCATGGTAGAGGAAGCCAGCGGCAAAGGGTATGAAGTTGCCGTTGGTACTTATATCGGTACCAATGGCGGGCGGGTGACATCCATCACCAGAAAAGGCATTAAAATTGAAGAAAAAGTAAACGATTTTCAAGGAAAACGCCGTAAGCGGTATGAAGAGATTAAATTTCATAAAAGCGAGGATGGGGAATAA
- the pilM gene encoding type IV pilus assembly protein PilM, whose protein sequence is MIFKKKDHLVGLDIGAALVKVAELKTTKKGSSLHKFGIAQVPEGMIQEGRIADMEGLAEIIRSLFKSQKIKEKNVALSTGGHSVVIKTISTSKVPDEELHRNIRAEAEQYIPYDINDVNIDYQILGDSEYSAEQMNVLLVAVRQDLVDEYVELIHLAGLNPVIIDVDTFALQNVYEILPDVNPERITLLLDVGASKTSVNILQNNNSMMMRDMTNGCNQLVSVVEERLDIDREKALQIIMGEVDYSKSGQALGDLYEMVVDNWCSDICEVVHTFESGSGNDRVEAIVISGGGGFIDLLAEKLTKELEVAVSKINPFAGLVSDSKELGELEAYQLLAPIALGLAMRRVDDK, encoded by the coding sequence ATGATATTCAAAAAAAAAGATCACCTTGTAGGTCTGGACATTGGGGCTGCTCTCGTTAAAGTGGCCGAACTGAAGACGACCAAGAAAGGTAGTTCGCTTCATAAATTCGGCATTGCACAGGTCCCCGAAGGCATGATTCAAGAAGGTCGGATTGCCGATATGGAGGGGCTGGCAGAAATTATTCGCTCCTTGTTTAAGTCGCAGAAGATCAAGGAAAAAAATGTAGCGCTTTCCACCGGCGGCCATTCCGTGGTTATCAAGACCATCAGCACATCAAAGGTGCCTGATGAGGAACTGCATAGAAATATTCGGGCAGAGGCTGAGCAATATATTCCTTATGATATAAATGATGTCAATATCGATTACCAGATTCTGGGCGACAGTGAATACTCTGCGGAACAGATGAATGTCTTGCTTGTCGCGGTAAGACAGGACCTGGTGGATGAATATGTTGAGCTGATACATCTGGCAGGTCTTAATCCCGTTATTATTGATGTGGATACGTTTGCCCTTCAAAATGTTTATGAAATCCTTCCTGATGTAAATCCTGAGCGTATCACCCTGTTGCTTGATGTGGGGGCTTCCAAGACAAGTGTGAATATACTTCAGAATAATAATTCCATGATGATGCGGGACATGACCAATGGATGTAACCAACTTGTCTCTGTTGTCGAAGAACGACTTGATATTGATCGGGAAAAAGCATTGCAGATCATCATGGGTGAGGTCGATTATTCCAAATCCGGACAGGCGTTGGGCGATCTTTATGAAATGGTTGTCGACAACTGGTGTTCAGATATCTGCGAGGTGGTTCATACCTTTGAGTCTGGCTCCGGCAATGATAGGGTTGAAGCGATTGTTATCAGCGGTGGGGGCGGTTTCATCGACCTGCTGGCTGAAAAATTGACTAAAGAGCTGGAGGTAGCGGTGTCGAAAATTAATCCTTTTGCCGGACTGGTCAGCGATTCAAAAGAACTTGGCGAACTGGAAGCGTATCAGCTTCTGGCCCCTATTGCACTGGGGCTTGCCATGAGACGGGTGGATGACAAATGA
- a CDS encoding sigma-54 dependent transcriptional regulator — protein MENILIVDDEKHYPMIIGEVLSEEGYTPFTASSGMEALDILKTQPIDLVLSDVKMPGMSGIDLLEKAKQIKPDLPVIIMTAFGSVEKAVEAMHKGAYTFILKPFENDALIAHIAKALSISQIVRENTLLKDAIQSRYQFDNIIGKSKPMQELYEIIKKVAPTSASVLVEGESGTGKELVAKSIHYNSMRKDHPLVAVNCSAFAESLLESELFGHEKGAFTGAVGLKKGRFEMADKGTLFLDEIGELPMPLQVKLLRVLQERTVERVGGTVSLPVDFRLIAATNKILEDEIKKGNFREDLYYRLNVVKANIPPLRDRLEDIPLLINHFVEKYTQGPETAGIVTGIDKEAVQRLCDYEWKGNVRELENVIERAVILAPGNTITISDLPSQIRNPKSGTLQLDGIPDGVGLSETLAAVEKRMILRAMKMSGNVQTKAAKILGIGKSGLNQKLKKFHLDKEL, from the coding sequence ATGGAAAATATATTGATTGTAGATGATGAAAAACACTATCCAATGATTATTGGTGAAGTGCTTTCCGAAGAAGGGTATACCCCGTTCACCGCATCAAGCGGGATGGAGGCACTGGATATTCTTAAGACCCAGCCCATTGACCTGGTTTTATCCGATGTCAAAATGCCGGGCATGTCCGGCATTGACCTTTTGGAAAAAGCCAAACAGATAAAACCGGATCTTCCGGTGATCATCATGACAGCATTCGGCAGTGTGGAAAAGGCTGTGGAAGCTATGCACAAGGGAGCCTACACCTTTATTTTAAAACCTTTTGAAAACGACGCCCTCATTGCTCACATTGCCAAAGCCCTTTCCATATCCCAAATTGTCCGGGAGAACACGCTTCTTAAAGATGCAATCCAGTCCCGGTACCAATTTGACAACATCATCGGTAAAAGCAAACCCATGCAGGAGCTGTACGAAATAATTAAAAAAGTGGCCCCAACCAGTGCCTCGGTGCTGGTTGAAGGGGAAAGCGGCACCGGTAAGGAACTTGTTGCCAAATCAATTCATTACAACAGCATGCGCAAGGACCACCCCTTGGTTGCGGTGAACTGTTCGGCCTTTGCCGAATCTCTTTTGGAAAGCGAACTTTTCGGACATGAAAAAGGGGCGTTCACCGGTGCGGTGGGGTTGAAAAAAGGCCGGTTTGAAATGGCGGATAAAGGCACGCTTTTCCTGGATGAAATCGGGGAATTGCCTATGCCGCTTCAAGTAAAACTGTTACGGGTACTCCAGGAACGAACTGTGGAACGAGTTGGCGGGACCGTGAGCCTGCCTGTGGATTTCAGACTCATTGCCGCCACCAACAAAATCCTGGAAGATGAAATTAAAAAAGGCAATTTCAGAGAAGATCTGTACTATCGCCTCAACGTGGTCAAAGCCAACATCCCCCCTTTGCGTGACAGGCTGGAGGACATTCCTTTGCTCATTAATCATTTCGTAGAAAAATACACCCAGGGCCCGGAGACTGCCGGGATTGTCACCGGTATTGACAAAGAAGCCGTCCAGCGGCTTTGTGACTATGAGTGGAAAGGCAATGTCAGGGAACTGGAAAATGTCATTGAAAGGGCGGTCATCCTGGCCCCGGGCAATACGATCACGATTTCGGACCTTCCGTCCCAGATCCGTAATCCCAAATCCGGCACACTTCAACTTGACGGCATTCCTGATGGCGTAGGCCTTTCCGAAACCCTTGCCGCAGTGGAAAAAAGAATGATCCTTCGGGCAATGAAGATGTCCGGCAATGTCCAGACCAAAGCAGCAAAGATCCTTGGCATCGGAAAAAGCGGATTAAACCAGAAACTAAAAAAATTCCATTTGGACAAGGAATTATAG
- a CDS encoding ATP-binding protein: MKKKQQKEAGKSGTRPFVLVKAFTVSSLIVMLTATIIIAALNTLWVRKILLEKSKEYNRLLVENLNHQIFLRFVWPVVFKHGEIKLREAGQYQLLDTVVKSTLHSFHVEMVNIYATDNVIAYSLDKTRIGKKNAGGVHYEKAMKKEVTSKLVQQGNWIELTFWFPKETKIITFAPLIQEVQLIREKDRMVIGAIEIIRDVSDDYQQVFKLQGLIVISCATIMGILFLILRFVVKHGEKIIERRAEERLKLEEKLRQAEHLSAIGEMTAGVSHEIRNPLGIIKSSAQLMKKKMAKLDPSSSIPGIIVEESTRLDRIITDFLDFAKPKVADLRPCSLEDIIEKNIAFLSSSDEHKDIKIIREYQGDLPNMLGDPAMLYQAFLNIFLNAFQAMDQEDGSITISTWHEPGFVHASFSDTGPGIDEDVLKKIWTPFFTTKEMGTGLGLGIIKNIIQAHQGEISITNAEPCGSRVEIRLPAAP, encoded by the coding sequence GTGAAGAAAAAGCAACAGAAAGAAGCTGGCAAATCCGGCACCCGGCCTTTTGTTCTAGTCAAAGCATTTACTGTATCAAGCCTTATTGTCATGCTTACGGCCACCATTATTATAGCAGCGTTGAATACTCTCTGGGTAAGAAAGATATTACTTGAAAAAAGTAAAGAGTATAACCGGCTTTTAGTTGAAAACCTAAACCACCAGATATTTTTAAGATTTGTCTGGCCCGTGGTTTTCAAACATGGAGAGATTAAACTTCGCGAAGCTGGTCAGTATCAGCTTCTTGACACGGTTGTCAAAAGCACCCTGCACAGTTTTCATGTAGAAATGGTCAACATATATGCCACGGACAATGTTATTGCCTACAGCCTGGATAAAACCCGGATCGGCAAAAAAAATGCCGGTGGGGTTCATTATGAAAAAGCCATGAAAAAGGAGGTAACCTCCAAACTTGTTCAGCAGGGCAACTGGATTGAACTGACTTTCTGGTTTCCCAAAGAAACAAAAATTATCACCTTTGCCCCTTTAATTCAGGAAGTCCAACTCATCCGGGAAAAGGACAGGATGGTAATCGGTGCAATTGAGATTATCAGGGATGTCTCTGATGACTATCAGCAGGTATTTAAACTCCAGGGATTGATAGTCATCAGTTGTGCCACCATCATGGGCATTCTTTTTCTTATTCTCAGGTTTGTGGTGAAACATGGAGAAAAAATTATTGAGCGCAGGGCTGAAGAACGGCTCAAGCTCGAAGAAAAACTGCGTCAGGCAGAGCATCTATCCGCAATCGGTGAAATGACTGCCGGCGTATCACATGAAATTCGCAACCCTTTAGGTATTATAAAAAGCTCTGCGCAACTGATGAAAAAAAAGATGGCTAAACTGGACCCTTCCAGTAGTATTCCGGGAATCATTGTTGAAGAATCGACCCGTTTAGACCGCATCATCACGGATTTCCTTGATTTTGCAAAACCTAAAGTCGCAGACTTAAGGCCCTGCAGTCTGGAAGACATCATAGAAAAAAACATCGCTTTTTTATCGTCTTCAGATGAGCATAAAGATATTAAAATCATCCGGGAGTACCAGGGCGATCTTCCAAACATGTTGGGTGACCCTGCCATGCTCTATCAGGCCTTTTTAAATATTTTTCTAAATGCATTTCAGGCCATGGACCAGGAGGATGGAAGCATTACCATTTCCACATGGCACGAGCCCGGATTTGTCCATGCAAGCTTTTCAGATACAGGCCCGGGCATTGACGAAGATGTGCTGAAAAAAATCTGGACGCCCTTTTTCACCACCAAAGAAATGGGAACCGGTTTAGGCCTTGGTATCATTAAAAACATCATTCAGGCGCACCAGGGGGAGATCAGCATAACCAACGCCGAACCTTGCGGGAGCAGGGTGGAGATACGCCTGCCCGCAGCGCCGTAA
- a CDS encoding PEP-CTERM sorting domain-containing protein has product MKKILGFVIGLFLIVGLTNSGYAATSWYIEMGGSTLGIDSFLSFAESPNAVIAGDSSGSTTDFDNYGVVTLATIGDYTLYGEYILSGTVTTSSTLPYDTVEFDAGGILTLYVDDGIYSSADTMIAELKLVDGEALLLNDNGYITLNYILDVLEDGYFYVAEDDTDMATITDPIYFLTTTNAKEVDSEYMDATLSDYLANNSVTFDSDADTLLASAGQVELNVVPVPSTLFLLGFGIVGLVGFRRKNS; this is encoded by the coding sequence ATGAAAAAAATTTTAGGTTTTGTAATAGGTTTATTTTTAATTGTTGGGTTAACTAACTCTGGGTATGCTGCTACTAGCTGGTATATTGAGATGGGTGGATCTACGTTGGGTATTGACAGCTTCCTTAGTTTTGCTGAATCACCTAACGCTGTTATCGCTGGTGATTCTTCTGGTTCTACAACTGATTTTGATAATTATGGCGTAGTTACTTTAGCTACTATTGGTGATTATACTCTGTACGGTGAATATATTTTATCCGGAACTGTTACAACATCCTCCACACTTCCTTACGATACCGTCGAGTTTGACGCTGGCGGAATACTCACATTATATGTAGATGATGGTATCTATTCGAGTGCGGATACTATGATCGCAGAACTTAAGCTGGTTGATGGTGAGGCCTTACTTTTAAATGATAATGGTTATATCACTTTGAACTACATATTGGACGTTCTTGAAGATGGGTATTTTTACGTGGCAGAAGACGATACAGATATGGCAACTATCACCGACCCTATATATTTCCTTACAACAACAAACGCTAAGGAAGTTGATTCTGAATATATGGATGCAACACTTTCAGACTATTTAGCAAATAATAGTGTAACATTTGACAGCGACGCAGATACGCTCTTAGCTTCAGCCGGTCAGGTCGAGTTAAATGTCGTACCCGTACCTTCAACACTTTTTCTGTTAGGCTTCGGCATTGTTGGGCTTGTCGGGTTTAGAAGGAAAAATAGCTAG
- a CDS encoding PilN domain-containing protein: MIRINLLPFRLARKKENIRRQVSVFLLSLVFIIMALGWVFFMLDNELSRTQNEVAQVKAESLKYKKQADKASRIKKNLAILEDKLAIVEALKKRKNEQQILLEQLADRLVKTKMWLSSVSADANIVSLKGIAFDNPTIAAFMRNLENSSMFGAVDLKLSKAKVFHDNIRLKEFEISCTKIVPEQASGETNKDGKSQKRKK; this comes from the coding sequence ATGATACGAATCAATCTGTTGCCGTTCAGGCTTGCCAGGAAAAAGGAGAATATCCGCCGCCAGGTCTCCGTGTTTTTACTTTCCCTTGTTTTTATCATTATGGCATTGGGTTGGGTGTTTTTTATGTTGGACAATGAATTGTCCCGGACACAGAATGAGGTTGCCCAGGTAAAGGCCGAAAGCCTTAAGTATAAAAAGCAAGCAGATAAGGCTTCCCGGATTAAAAAAAATCTGGCGATTCTGGAGGATAAACTGGCCATTGTTGAAGCCCTCAAAAAAAGAAAGAATGAGCAGCAGATTTTGTTGGAACAGTTGGCAGATCGGCTTGTAAAAACGAAAATGTGGTTGTCCAGTGTTTCTGCAGATGCGAATATCGTTTCTTTAAAAGGGATTGCCTTTGATAATCCGACGATTGCCGCATTTATGAGAAATCTTGAAAATTCTTCGATGTTCGGGGCCGTAGATTTAAAGCTGTCAAAGGCAAAGGTATTTCACGATAACATTCGGTTAAAAGAATTTGAAATATCCTGCACAAAGATAGTGCCCGAACAGGCATCCGGCGAGACCAATAAGGATGGGAAGTCCCAAAAAAGGAAAAAATAA
- a CDS encoding type 4a pilus biogenesis protein PilO yields MAGKKKGSTAKKSGKMDALFEKIGELTKVQRLLICLGTLGLIGAGFYFLLLGPKFDALAAAKDDLERQKNFLSTYKIKAGTLEKVEAQMAQVREQFNIAMTALPDKRELPSLLDEISKAGRDAGLEVQLFAPQSMVKKNFYTEIPFSMTVAGRYHQVAEFFYRVSGLNRVVNISDINIGRVSEKKGTNRNTIQMKCTAVTYMFVEPKEDEGAGNKSKKKHKKR; encoded by the coding sequence ATGGCCGGGAAAAAGAAAGGCAGCACTGCGAAAAAAAGTGGGAAGATGGACGCCCTGTTTGAAAAAATAGGTGAGTTGACCAAAGTTCAGCGTCTGCTTATCTGTCTGGGCACATTGGGTTTAATTGGTGCCGGATTTTATTTTTTGTTACTTGGCCCAAAATTTGATGCCCTTGCGGCAGCCAAGGACGATCTGGAAAGGCAGAAAAATTTTTTGTCAACGTATAAAATTAAAGCCGGCACCCTTGAAAAGGTCGAAGCCCAGATGGCCCAAGTCCGGGAACAGTTCAATATTGCCATGACCGCCCTGCCGGATAAAAGAGAACTGCCTTCTTTGCTGGATGAGATATCCAAGGCAGGAAGGGACGCCGGGCTTGAAGTCCAGTTGTTTGCGCCCCAGAGCATGGTAAAGAAAAATTTTTACACAGAAATCCCATTTTCCATGACAGTTGCGGGTCGTTACCACCAGGTCGCTGAATTTTTTTACCGTGTTTCAGGACTCAATCGCGTTGTTAATATATCGGACATTAATATAGGCCGGGTTTCCGAAAAAAAGGGTACCAACAGAAATACAATCCAGATGAAATGCACAGCCGTTACCTACATGTTTGTTGAGCCCAAGGAGGATGAGGGTGCGGGCAACAAATCCAAGAAGAAACACAAAAAGAGGTAG